The nucleotide sequence CGATCGCGGGCTCGGGTGGATCCACCGGCCAGCCGTGCCGGAACTTCCAACCGGGACGCACGCTCAGCACGCCCGGCAGCGCCAGCCGGTCGTGGTGTGTTTCGATGATCTGGGCTACCCGGCTCAATGACTCGACCATCACAACGCCTCCTTGACCCCGCGATCACCCTAGGCCGGTCGGGTGAGGGGTGAACAGCATCAGGATGACGTCCGGAGGAACTCGCGGTGCCGGTCAATCGGTCTGACCCGGCGGTGGTAGAACGGTCAGCAACTGTCGGCGCCCTTTCGTGGAGCGCCATTCCGGCCCCGGCCGGGTCTCAGCTTCGGAGGCGCGATGGACGACACGGTGGATCGCTGGTTTCTCAGTCGGTCCGAGCGCGGCAACGATCACACCCGCCTCTACCGGGACCGGCCCGAGGACCGCGCCTGGACCGCCGGCAACGACGTGGTCCCTCTCGTCCACGGTGGTCGGTACTTCCCCGAACTGCTGCGGCGGGTCAACGCGATGCGGGCGGGGGATCTGCTGTTGTTCACCGATTGGCGCGGGGACCCCGACCAGTTGCTCGATGGACCGGACAGCGCGGTGGGTACGGTGCTGTGCCGCGCCGCCGAGCGTGGCGTCATCGTCAAGGGCCTGGTGTGGCGCTCGCATCTGGACCGGTTGTCGTTCAGCGAGCAGGAGAACCGGCACCTCGGCGAAGAGATCAACCGCGCCGGTGGTGAGGTCGCCCGCGACATGCGGGTCAGATCAGGAGGATCGCACCATCAGAAGTTCGTGGTGTTGCGCCACGCTGATCGTCCTGAGCTGGACGTTGCCTTCGTGGGCGGAATCGATCTGTGTCACAGCCGGAACGACGACGTGGACCATCACGGAGACGTCCAGCGTCAGCCGATGGCGGCGGTCTACGGTGATCGCCCGCCGTGGCATGACCTCCAGGTGGCGATCTACGGACCTGCGGTCTCCGACGTCGAGGATGTGTTCCGCGAACGCTGGGAGGATCCCTCGCCCCTGAACCGCAATCCCCTGAGCCGCCTGGCCGATCGCCTTCGCGGCGAGGACGTCGATCCGAGTCCGCTGCCCCCGAAGCTGCCACCACCGCCCGTGCGGGGCAACCGCACCGTGCAACTGTTGCGGACCTATCCGCGCAAGCGGCCGGAGTTTCCCTTCGCGCCCGAGGGGGAGCGCACCGTCGCCCGCGGTTATGACAAGGCGGTGCGGCTGGCTCGCAGCCTCGTCTACGTCGAGGACCAGTACTTCTGGAACGCCGGGATCGTCGCCTGTTTCACCGAGGCGCTGACGGCGAATCCGTCGCTGCACCTCATCGTGGTGCTGCCGCTGTACCCCGATCAGGACGGCCGGTTCTCCGAGCCGCCGAACCTCGTGGGCCGCCAGCACGCGGTGGCGGCCGTGCGGGCGGCGGGCGGCCCGCGCGTGGGCATCTACGGCATCGAGAACCATGCCGGCACGCCGGTTTACGTCCACGCCAAGGTGGGAATCATCGACGACGTGTGGGCCAGCGTCGGGTCCGACAACATCAATCGCCGCTCCTGGACGCACGATTCAGAGCTCGCCTGCGCGGTCATCGACGAGACGCAGGACACTCGCGAGCCCAGGACCATAGACGGATTCGCCTGTGGGGCAAGGAGATTTGCTCGCGATCTGCGCCTGGAGCTGGCCGCCGAACACCTTGACCGGGCGCCCGACGGCGTGGACGACCTCAGCGATCCGGACGTCGCTTTCGCCGCCTTCGCCGACACCGCCGCCGCACTGGATCGCTGGCACGAGGCGGGGAAACGAGGTCCCCGACCACCGGGACGGCTTCGGAACTATCCCGCTCCGGACCTCTCACGCCGGACCCTGGCCTGGGCCACCCCGTTGTACCGGGTGATCTATGACCCGGACGGCCGGCCGCGCGGGCGAGGTTCCGTCGGCTGAGCGACAGTGGGCTCAGCGCGCGACGGCCAGCCAGTCGTCCGCGGCGCGGTCATGGCGGATGAGCCCCATGGTTTCGAAGCGGTCCAGCCAGCCACCCATCGGCCACCATCCCCAGCGATCGCGGAAGATTCGGCCGTTTCGCAGGATGTCGGCCAGGTGATCGACCGGAGGGTTCTGGCTGGCGTGGTGCTGGTGGTATGCGGGTGCGCCGCCGACCCAGGTCAGTCCGACGGCGCGCGCTCGGGCGAGCTGGCCGAAGTCGGTGTCCTCGGCGCCGTATCCGAGATAGGCCTCGCAGAATCCGCCGATCAGTTGCCAGGTCCGCGACGACACCGCGAAGGACAGTGACCAGAACAGGGCCGGATCCGCGCCCGCGATGAGTTCGGCCGGGCCGGGGACGGGCCGCGCTGGATGCGGCTCGGCCAAGGCCGCGAGATCCTCTTCCAGGTAACCCGTCGCCGGCGGTGGGGGCAGGTAACCGACCGTCCCCGAGTACAGCGTGGGAAGCGTTTCGCCTTGTACACATGAGCTGTAGCGCTCCACCAGGGCGTCGCCCGGAATGCAGTCGACGTCGAGGAAGATCAGCGTGCTCGCACCGAGCTCGATCGCCCGCCGAGCCCCGGCGTTGCGTGCGTGTCCCAACGGCAGGCCTGACCCGGGCACGTCGACGTGCACTACTTCGGTCGGCAGTCGTGGTGCTCGCTCGTCGTCATCGACGACAGCAGCGATCTGAGGATCACCCATGCTCACGACGAGATGCAGGTCAGGCTGCCGGTGGGAGCGGCGCAGTCCTTGCCGTTGGCGCGTCAGGTGATCGTGACGGCCCGCGGCGATGGTGATGACCGCGGTGCCGGCGTCGATCACGGCGCTCCCGCCGCGGCGAGGTCCAGCACCAGGTCGGCAACCCCGCGAGGGCCGCCTCCGGAGCGCCAGCGCTGCCAATTGTCCCGGCCGCCGAGGCAGGACTCCAGCAGGCGCGGCCATTCGTGGGCGGCCACCGGGCCGTAGTGGACCGTGGCGATCCCGGCCTTCTGCATCGCCGCGGCGGTGGACCGCTGTTCGTCGTGTGGCCGAGCTCCGGGCAGCACCAGTGTCGGGCGTCGGGCGTAGGCGAGGTCGGCCAGGGCGCCCAACCCCGCGTGCGTAACGACCACGTCGGCATCGGCCAAGGCGGTCCAGGGATCGCGCAGCCGTCCGTCCTGGCCCAGATGGATCAGCTCCCAACCGGGAACGAGCCCATCCGGAAGGGGCATGGCGCCACCCTGGCCGTGCAGCAGCAGGACCCGCTGACCGGGCGGCGTCGTGCGCGGCGGGCGGGGACGGTCGTGAAAGCGCGACAGTGCCCCGGCGTGATGCACCTTGTGGCGGTGGGGTTCCAGCCCGCGGGCGAGCTCGCTGAACTCGGCCGGCCACGGCGCGACGATCGCGCTCGAGAGCTGGAAGCCCAGCTGGTGGGCGGCGTCGGTGCGATCACCGGGTAGGACCATCGAGACGACCGGAACGCCGAAAAGCCTGGACAGCGTGACGATCTCTACCGATACGTCGACGATCATGCAGTCCGGGCGGGCCGTGCCCAACCACTGCGACAGCTGCAGCATCCGGGCGTTGAGCCCCGCGTCGCGTAGCGGTACCCAGTGCAGCGCCCCATTGGCGTCCGGGGCGATCGGGTGCTCGGCGTCGTCGTCGCGTTCGAGCTGGATCCACTCGCCGGGCCAGCTCGGTTCGGGTGCGAGCGAGGACAGCGCTGTGACCGGCTCGGGCAGGTAGCGGGCAATGCTCAGTGCGCGATTCAGATGCCCGCGCCCGACGTGGTGGATGTAGTAGCCGATCATGCGGCCAGCCTCGAGGTCAGGCGCGTGTAGAGGCCCTCGTAGCGATCAAGCATGCGCTCCACCGAGCAGAAGCTCTCCGCACGGGCCCGCGCCGCGGTGCGCGACAGGCTCATGGCCGTCACGGCCGCTTCGGCCAGGGCGTCGACGTCATCGGCGGGAACCAGCACGCCGCTGTCCGGGCCGACCACTTCGGGTAGTCCTCCGCGGGCGAACGCCGCCACCGGCGTGCCGCACGCGAGAGCCTCGGCCGCGACCAGGCCGTAGGGCTCGTCCCAGCGCGGACTGACGATGCACGCGCCGGAGCGCCCGAGAAGGTCGGCCAGCTCGGCCGAGCGCAGATGTCCCAGATAAGTGATGCCGTCCCCGAGCAGTGGAGCGATCGCGGTCTCGAAGTACTCGGGGTACGGGCAGGCGCCGACGA is from Jatrophihabitans telluris and encodes:
- a CDS encoding phospholipase D family protein, coding for MDDTVDRWFLSRSERGNDHTRLYRDRPEDRAWTAGNDVVPLVHGGRYFPELLRRVNAMRAGDLLLFTDWRGDPDQLLDGPDSAVGTVLCRAAERGVIVKGLVWRSHLDRLSFSEQENRHLGEEINRAGGEVARDMRVRSGGSHHQKFVVLRHADRPELDVAFVGGIDLCHSRNDDVDHHGDVQRQPMAAVYGDRPPWHDLQVAIYGPAVSDVEDVFRERWEDPSPLNRNPLSRLADRLRGEDVDPSPLPPKLPPPPVRGNRTVQLLRTYPRKRPEFPFAPEGERTVARGYDKAVRLARSLVYVEDQYFWNAGIVACFTEALTANPSLHLIVVLPLYPDQDGRFSEPPNLVGRQHAVAAVRAAGGPRVGIYGIENHAGTPVYVHAKVGIIDDVWASVGSDNINRRSWTHDSELACAVIDETQDTREPRTIDGFACGARRFARDLRLELAAEHLDRAPDGVDDLSDPDVAFAAFADTAAALDRWHEAGKRGPRPPGRLRNYPAPDLSRRTLAWATPLYRVIYDPDGRPRGRGSVG
- a CDS encoding glycosyltransferase family 2 protein, whose translation is MIDAGTAVITIAAGRHDHLTRQRQGLRRSHRQPDLHLVVSMGDPQIAAVVDDDERAPRLPTEVVHVDVPGSGLPLGHARNAGARRAIELGASTLIFLDVDCIPGDALVERYSSCVQGETLPTLYSGTVGYLPPPPATGYLEEDLAALAEPHPARPVPGPAELIAGADPALFWSLSFAVSSRTWQLIGGFCEAYLGYGAEDTDFGQLARARAVGLTWVGGAPAYHQHHASQNPPVDHLADILRNGRIFRDRWGWWPMGGWLDRFETMGLIRHDRAADDWLAVAR
- a CDS encoding glycosyltransferase, translated to MIGYYIHHVGRGHLNRALSIARYLPEPVTALSSLAPEPSWPGEWIQLERDDDAEHPIAPDANGALHWVPLRDAGLNARMLQLSQWLGTARPDCMIVDVSVEIVTLSRLFGVPVVSMVLPGDRTDAAHQLGFQLSSAIVAPWPAEFSELARGLEPHRHKVHHAGALSRFHDRPRPPRTTPPGQRVLLLHGQGGAMPLPDGLVPGWELIHLGQDGRLRDPWTALADADVVVTHAGLGALADLAYARRPTLVLPGARPHDEQRSTAAAMQKAGIATVHYGPVAAHEWPRLLESCLGGRDNWQRWRSGGGPRGVADLVLDLAAAGAP